In Dolichospermum flos-aquae CCAP 1403/13F, the following proteins share a genomic window:
- a CDS encoding site-2 protease family protein, with the protein MLTSSETPIIAAIVLIASGILGWGFYRARPFGKLGILAWLQSLVLMTPWLLFFGLFAAGIYINIVGILFLVVASAGLYIFLGRKLRDAGQDAILKQRATERLAAQTASEGDKDSSVVVSELQLAPTPIPEADLSLIRGIFGIDTFFATETIPYQEGVVFKGNLRGEPEAVHNRLTKTLQERLDDKYRLFLVEDTDSKPVMIVLPSRTDPQRTQLAQKAFAVILFIATIATSLEVGGILQNFDLFSNPERFAETLPIALGLLVILISHEVGHWLLARRHQVKLSWPFFLPAVQIGSFGAITRFESLVPSRNALFDIALAGPAFGGITSLLLLVIGLLLSHPGSLFQLPNQFFQGSILVGSLARVVLGSALQSPLVNIHPLVIVGWLGLVITALNLMPAGQLDGGRIVQAIYGRKTAGRTTFATIVLLAIVSLGNPLAMYWAIVILFLQRDLERPSLNEISEPDDARAALCLLALFLMIATLLPLTPALAGRLGIGS; encoded by the coding sequence ATGTTGACTTCATCGGAAACTCCTATAATTGCAGCCATTGTGCTGATAGCGTCCGGCATTTTAGGCTGGGGCTTTTATCGCGCCAGACCTTTTGGTAAACTAGGCATCTTAGCCTGGTTACAATCCCTCGTTTTAATGACTCCCTGGCTTTTGTTCTTTGGATTATTTGCCGCTGGGATTTATATCAACATCGTTGGTATCTTGTTCTTAGTTGTAGCTTCCGCTGGATTGTATATTTTCCTGGGTAGAAAATTACGGGACGCGGGACAAGATGCTATTCTCAAACAACGGGCAACAGAGCGACTCGCTGCCCAAACTGCAAGCGAAGGTGATAAAGACAGTTCAGTCGTAGTATCAGAACTGCAATTAGCACCAACACCCATACCTGAAGCAGATTTAAGCCTAATTAGAGGCATTTTTGGCATTGACACATTTTTTGCCACCGAAACTATTCCCTACCAAGAAGGAGTAGTTTTTAAAGGCAACTTGCGCGGAGAACCAGAAGCCGTTCACAACCGACTGACGAAAACTTTACAAGAACGGTTAGATGATAAATATCGGCTGTTTTTGGTAGAAGATACTGACAGTAAACCTGTGATGATTGTTCTCCCTAGCCGCACAGACCCCCAACGCACCCAGTTAGCACAAAAAGCTTTTGCGGTGATCTTGTTCATAGCAACTATCGCTACCAGCTTAGAAGTGGGGGGTATATTACAGAATTTCGATTTATTCAGTAACCCCGAACGCTTTGCAGAAACCTTACCTATTGCCTTGGGTTTATTGGTAATTTTGATCTCTCACGAAGTGGGACATTGGCTATTAGCGCGTCGTCACCAAGTCAAATTAAGTTGGCCATTCTTTTTACCAGCAGTGCAAATTGGTTCTTTTGGGGCAATTACTCGGTTTGAGTCCCTTGTCCCTAGCCGTAATGCTTTATTTGATATTGCTTTGGCTGGACCGGCTTTTGGGGGGATTACTTCCCTGCTATTACTGGTAATAGGATTGCTACTGTCCCACCCAGGCAGTTTATTTCAATTACCCAATCAGTTTTTCCAAGGTTCAATTTTAGTCGGTAGCTTGGCACGAGTTGTCCTCGGTTCGGCTTTACAATCTCCGTTGGTGAATATTCATCCTTTGGTAATTGTTGGTTGGTTAGGATTAGTTATCACTGCGTTGAATTTAATGCCCGCTGGACAATTGGACGGGGGGAGGATTGTACAAGCGATTTATGGACGCAAAACCGCAGGGAGAACCACCTTTGCGACGATAGTTTTACTGGCTATCGTATCATTAGGTAATCCTTTGGCGATGTATTGGGCAATTGTGATTTTGTTTTTACAACGGGATTTAGAACGTCCTAGTTTGAATGAAATCAGTGAACCAGATGATGCTAGAGCGGCTTTATGTCTTTTGGCTTTGTTTTTAATGATTGCTACTCTTTTACCTTTAACTCCGGCTTTAGCTGGGCGTTTGGGTATCGGTAGTTAG
- a CDS encoding peptide ligase PGM1-related protein has translation MVTLNIDDFQEVDKFRSLQLTLRDRWKTSELFDNSEADILIIPSLSIDQRELLKVEGCEHYEERLLFSLMRLRNPRTRLIYVTSMPLHPSIIDYYLQLLPGIPFSHARHRLLLLSTYDSSLKPLSQKILERPRLLERIHKALRLDKAFMVCYNSTFWESELSLKLGVPLYAAAPDLQIWGTKSGSRQIFKESDVPLPDGSELVRNTKDLANAAADLWERQPTLQRMVIKLNEGFSGEGNALLDLRQIMDFAPGKADHIHRVAAISDRFLNLRFQSLQETWANFSQRIPELGAIVEAFIEGEIKNSPSVQGRITPNGEVEIISTHDQILGGPDGQIYIGCRFPADANYRCELQELGLRVGKKLAEKGALERFAVDFVTVDKGDGKWDIQAIEINLRKGGTTHPFMTLKFLTNGRYDLSTGLFYSQQGRPKYYIATDNLQKASYQGLLPNDLMDIIAHHRLHFDSGMETGTVFHLMGCLSQFGKLGLTSIGDSPQEAQDIYHKVIEVLDQETSSDYTNRAMFSDDNFPLTGDGYSC, from the coding sequence ATGGTGACACTAAATATTGATGATTTTCAGGAAGTTGATAAATTTCGGAGTTTACAATTAACTTTACGCGATCGCTGGAAAACTAGCGAGTTATTCGATAATAGTGAAGCGGATATTTTAATTATTCCTTCTTTGAGTATAGATCAGCGGGAATTGCTCAAGGTGGAAGGATGTGAGCATTATGAGGAAAGGTTACTTTTTTCGTTAATGCGGTTACGAAATCCCCGCACTAGGTTAATTTATGTGACTTCAATGCCGCTTCATCCTAGCATTATTGACTATTATCTGCAATTACTTCCTGGTATTCCTTTTTCTCATGCTCGTCATCGGTTATTATTACTTTCTACTTATGATTCTTCTTTAAAACCTCTGAGTCAAAAAATATTGGAACGTCCTCGCTTATTAGAAAGAATTCACAAGGCTTTGCGGTTAGATAAGGCTTTTATGGTCTGTTATAATTCTACTTTTTGGGAATCGGAATTATCTCTAAAGTTGGGTGTACCTTTATATGCTGCTGCACCAGATTTACAAATTTGGGGAACAAAAAGCGGCAGCAGACAAATTTTCAAAGAAAGTGATGTCCCTCTTCCCGACGGTAGTGAGTTAGTCAGAAATACCAAGGATCTAGCCAATGCTGCGGCTGATTTGTGGGAACGTCAACCCACATTACAAAGAATGGTAATTAAGTTGAATGAAGGGTTTTCAGGAGAGGGAAATGCACTCTTAGATTTAAGACAAATAATGGATTTTGCACCGGGAAAAGCTGATCATATTCACAGGGTAGCAGCTATTAGCGATCGCTTTCTAAATTTACGCTTTCAATCTTTACAAGAAACCTGGGCAAATTTTTCCCAACGCATTCCCGAATTAGGGGCAATTGTTGAAGCTTTTATCGAAGGAGAAATCAAAAACTCTCCCAGTGTTCAAGGCAGAATTACACCCAATGGAGAGGTAGAAATTATTTCTACCCATGACCAAATTTTAGGGGGTCCAGACGGGCAAATTTATATAGGTTGTCGTTTTCCTGCGGATGCAAATTATCGCTGTGAGTTACAGGAATTAGGTTTAAGAGTTGGCAAAAAATTAGCAGAGAAAGGAGCTTTGGAAAGATTTGCAGTTGACTTTGTGACTGTTGATAAAGGTGATGGTAAATGGGATATTCAAGCCATTGAAATTAACCTTCGTAAAGGGGGAACAACTCACCCATTTATGACTTTAAAATTCCTCACTAATGGTCGTTATGATTTATCCACGGGTTTATTTTATAGTCAACAAGGTAGACCAAAATATTATATTGCCACAGACAATTTGCAAAAAGCTAGTTATCAGGGATTATTACCTAATGATTTAATGGATATTATCGCCCACCATAGACTACATTTTGATAGTGGCATGGAAACAGGTACAGTATTTCATCTTATGGGTTGCCTTTCCCAGTTTGGTAAATTAGGATTAACAAGTATTGGTGATTCTCCCCAAGAAGCCCAAGACATTTATCACAAAGTTATTGAAGTTCTTGATCAAGAAACTAGCAGCGATTATACTAATCGTGCTATGTTTTCTGATGACAATTTTCCTCTAACTGGAGATGGATATAGTTGTTAA
- a CDS encoding 7TM-DISM domain-containing protein gives MYKQLNLPKYFIVVLWFLLSLMGVVILLGTFPPTNTNNPLETSNTVVLHDQQKQYKLGKYLEIFQDPTQQLTIADVSQQPQKFTPSQTDIPNMGFSKSAIWAKVKLQNHSTVTSEWYLQGAPNNVDQVELYIPQGNTWIKKQIGRLLLFSNRELSDRKLIFILPLAVDEEKTIYLRYTSQGTIAIDVILWTPLAYYKSSSTQQLLLGGFYGILLSFVIINLLLVCLLKDVVYQYYVLFLIGLTGQFFIRYGLAFQYLWPEFPGYNIPVLLIFLCIILVGCSSFFISFLQVRVYSHQLYKLMNWFRWTSVGCTLFNWYFPVRNSIIIIMLLLIIMSIVMIYASFYIWSKGFTPARFAILAFSCFLLGTAMLCATNLGWFSVNPLTEEFIRLQVIGLLFFLAIALSDHINLLKKERNKLASEQQKLAMIVENSSEFITITNLNGETIFMNDAAKKMIGLIGENYDSEVNILDYLCPEERNLFESQILPTVLEIGSWEGELKFCNLKTGTIIYSIAYFLLIKDQLTAKTTSLASIIRDISPIKQAKNEIIEALEKQKAISEMKSRFMTMSSHEFRTPLTIISSSTSILQNFGDRLTSENKQGHLETIQETITRMIQLLDDVLTINRTEAEKIEFNPELSDIIAFCHDLKEKIETTCQHHTIDFSWNLGAGVTDSSLIVNFDQKLLHQILTNLLTNAIKYSPGKTLVDFNLTKENDQLIFKITDSGIGIPEKDQVNLFTSFYRASNVGSISGTGLGLSIVKKCVDLHKGKIILDSQVGQGTTFTVIIPWEQ, from the coding sequence ATGTATAAGCAACTGAACTTACCTAAGTATTTTATAGTTGTATTATGGTTTTTATTATCACTGATGGGAGTGGTAATCTTGTTGGGAACGTTCCCACCTACTAACACTAATAATCCCTTAGAAACAAGCAATACCGTAGTATTACATGATCAACAAAAACAATATAAATTAGGGAAATATCTGGAAATTTTCCAAGATCCAACCCAACAGTTAACAATAGCAGATGTTAGTCAACAGCCACAAAAATTTACCCCCAGTCAAACAGATATCCCGAATATGGGCTTCTCTAAATCTGCAATTTGGGCTAAGGTAAAGTTACAAAATCATAGCACTGTCACCTCAGAATGGTATCTTCAAGGCGCACCTAATAATGTGGATCAGGTGGAATTATATATTCCTCAAGGAAATACCTGGATTAAAAAACAAATTGGTCGCTTACTGCTTTTTTCTAATCGTGAACTGTCAGATCGTAAGCTTATATTTATCCTCCCTTTAGCTGTAGATGAAGAAAAGACTATTTATTTGCGATATACCAGTCAGGGAACTATAGCCATTGATGTCATTCTCTGGACACCTCTTGCTTACTATAAAAGTAGTTCTACCCAGCAACTATTACTGGGTGGATTTTATGGGATTTTATTGAGTTTTGTAATCATAAATTTACTGCTGGTTTGCTTATTAAAAGATGTCGTTTACCAATACTACGTTCTTTTCCTAATTGGTCTGACTGGTCAGTTTTTTATCAGATATGGTTTGGCCTTCCAATATCTATGGCCAGAATTTCCTGGATATAACATTCCTGTTTTATTAATATTTCTATGCATTATTCTAGTAGGCTGTTCCAGCTTCTTTATCTCATTTTTGCAAGTGCGTGTTTATAGTCATCAACTCTACAAACTCATGAATTGGTTTCGCTGGACTAGTGTGGGATGTACTTTATTTAATTGGTATTTTCCTGTTCGTAATAGCATCATTATTATTATGTTGTTGTTGATAATTATGTCTATAGTGATGATTTATGCTAGTTTCTACATCTGGTCTAAAGGTTTTACTCCGGCTCGATTTGCTATTTTAGCATTTAGCTGCTTTTTATTAGGTACAGCTATGTTGTGTGCTACCAACCTTGGTTGGTTCTCTGTCAATCCATTGACTGAAGAATTTATTCGTCTTCAAGTAATTGGCTTATTATTTTTTTTAGCCATAGCTTTAAGCGATCATATTAATTTATTGAAAAAAGAACGCAACAAACTAGCATCAGAACAACAAAAACTAGCCATGATAGTGGAAAATAGTTCAGAATTTATTACTATTACTAATCTTAATGGAGAAACAATTTTTATGAATGATGCGGCGAAGAAAATGATCGGTTTAATTGGTGAAAATTATGATTCAGAAGTAAATATATTAGATTATCTTTGTCCAGAGGAGCGAAATTTATTTGAATCACAGATTTTGCCAACTGTATTAGAAATAGGAAGTTGGGAAGGAGAATTAAAATTTTGTAACTTGAAAACAGGAACAATCATTTATAGTATCGCTTATTTTTTATTAATCAAGGATCAGCTAACAGCAAAAACCACTAGTTTAGCATCTATTATTAGGGATATATCTCCAATTAAACAAGCTAAAAATGAGATAATTGAGGCACTAGAAAAACAAAAGGCTATTAGCGAAATGAAATCGCGCTTTATGACAATGTCATCCCATGAGTTTCGCACACCTCTAACCATTATCTCCTCATCTACAAGCATTTTACAAAACTTTGGCGATCGCCTCACTTCAGAAAATAAACAGGGACACCTAGAGACTATCCAAGAAACTATTACTCGGATGATTCAACTTCTAGACGATGTCCTCACTATCAACCGCACCGAAGCTGAAAAAATAGAATTTAACCCAGAATTAAGTGATATAATTGCTTTCTGTCATGATCTCAAAGAGAAAATAGAAACTACTTGTCAGCACCATACCATTGACTTTTCTTGGAACTTAGGCGCAGGAGTTACAGACAGTTCTCTAATTGTTAATTTTGATCAAAAACTCTTGCATCAGATTCTGACTAATTTACTGACTAATGCCATTAAATACTCACCTGGAAAAACTTTAGTTGATTTTAATTTAACAAAAGAAAATGACCAACTGATCTTTAAAATCACCGATAGTGGCATCGGTATTCCTGAAAAAGATCAGGTTAATTTATTTACATCTTTTTATAGAGCCTCTAACGTCGGTTCGATTTCTGGCACAGGTTTGGGATTATCCATAGTGAAAAAATGTGTAGATTTGCACAAAGGCAAAATTATCTTAGATAGTCAAGTAGGACAAGGAACAACATTTACAGTAATTATTCCCTGGGAACAGTAA
- a CDS encoding serine/threonine-protein kinase, translating to MDGCFSVHCINPHCQRPYPQPWGNKFCNSCGAPLHLLNRYFSLKPLGAGGFAQIYTIWDEKTQTEKVLKVLVETSPKALELFKQEAEVLSSFRNSGVPTVDADGYFQINLVNPKPYQLPCLVMEKINGYTLEEVLINSPQGCSEDLVIGWFIQAVQILQELHQRQIIHRDIKPSNLMLRTSTPATPGKDDKLVLIDFGGAKQFSGSVLRSHPTSTRLYSSGYSPYEQIRGGNVGPAADFYALGRTIIQLLTGKYPPDLEDSLTGKLRWRNYRQIKSDLADLIDEMVQDDPKFRPADAAIIHKRLIKIASLRPHKGLLISAGHCVVTSITDITQFISNTTVFIIEGIYKFLLACLATIWVMILTSICAGIGTIIGFVLAYHTSLGDRWLELLTYPLPTLVQKQPYIAAETIVYGFAGLGTGWGLTLSGCFGQKRRFLITALMGLIGYSLGWIACQFITTPNPAESLVTWILISLPLLTLGLGLRSHQIAYAVIAGLGSANLIAIFVRLGLRLHLFHFSSQPQGLDVFSPIGFFSLVSILISFSLSISYYLVVPCLRWLGWR from the coding sequence ATGGACGGTTGCTTCTCGGTTCACTGCATAAATCCCCATTGTCAACGTCCCTATCCTCAACCCTGGGGAAACAAATTCTGTAACAGTTGTGGCGCACCGCTGCATCTGTTAAATCGCTATTTCTCTCTTAAACCTCTCGGTGCGGGGGGATTTGCCCAAATTTACACAATTTGGGATGAAAAGACACAGACAGAAAAAGTGCTGAAGGTGCTGGTAGAAACCTCACCCAAGGCGCTGGAATTATTCAAGCAAGAAGCGGAAGTTTTAAGTAGTTTCCGTAACTCTGGCGTACCTACAGTTGATGCTGACGGATATTTTCAAATTAATTTGGTTAACCCTAAACCCTATCAATTACCATGTTTGGTGATGGAAAAAATCAATGGCTACACTTTAGAGGAAGTATTAATAAATTCTCCTCAAGGTTGTTCCGAAGATTTGGTAATAGGTTGGTTTATTCAAGCTGTACAGATTTTACAGGAATTACATCAACGCCAAATTATTCACCGAGATATAAAACCTTCTAATTTAATGTTGCGTACTTCTACACCCGCAACCCCTGGGAAGGATGATAAATTGGTGCTAATTGATTTTGGCGGCGCTAAACAATTTAGTGGTTCAGTTTTGCGATCGCATCCCACATCTACACGCTTGTACTCCTCCGGTTATAGTCCTTACGAACAAATTCGCGGTGGTAATGTTGGCCCAGCCGCAGATTTTTATGCTTTAGGACGGACTATAATTCAACTACTAACAGGTAAGTATCCGCCAGACTTAGAAGATAGTCTGACAGGTAAATTACGCTGGCGTAATTACCGACAGATTAAATCAGATTTAGCGGATTTAATTGATGAGATGGTACAGGATGATCCGAAATTTCGTCCAGCGGATGCAGCTATTATTCATAAGCGATTAATCAAGATTGCTTCTTTACGTCCACACAAGGGGTTATTGATCAGCGCAGGTCATTGTGTTGTAACATCAATTACTGATATTACTCAATTCATAAGTAATACTACTGTATTTATAATTGAGGGAATATATAAATTTTTATTAGCTTGTTTGGCGACTATTTGGGTGATGATTCTGACAAGTATCTGCGCGGGAATCGGGACTATAATTGGTTTTGTCCTGGCTTACCATACCAGTTTAGGCGATCGCTGGCTAGAATTACTAACCTATCCATTACCAACATTAGTCCAAAAACAACCTTATATAGCCGCAGAAACTATAGTTTATGGTTTTGCAGGTTTGGGAACAGGTTGGGGATTAACCTTATCAGGCTGTTTTGGACAAAAGCGGCGGTTTCTGATCACAGCTTTAATGGGCTTAATTGGCTACAGTTTAGGCTGGATAGCTTGTCAATTCATCACCACTCCAAATCCGGCGGAAAGCTTAGTCACATGGATTTTAATCTCACTTCCCCTCTTAACCCTCGGCTTAGGTCTTCGCAGTCATCAAATCGCTTATGCTGTCATTGCAGGTTTAGGTAGCGCCAACTTGATAGCCATTTTCGTGCGGTTAGGATTGAGACTGCATTTATTCCATTTTTCCAGTCAACCACAAGGGCTTGATGTATTTTCACCCATAGGTTTTTTTAGTTTAGTGAGTATCTTAATTAGTTTTTCCTTGAGTATAAGCTATTACCTAGTTGTCCCTTGCTTACGCTGGTTAGGTTGGCGATAA
- a CDS encoding P-loop NTPase fold protein, with translation MSNTNFWKPAYQRFKPEEPLATSEELQNFYVPRDNSPVDQLVSLLEMEDDPVKFLLAGHRGGGKTTELRRLEQKLANTHTVIWIDTQTALDRYNIGYAEVVVLIGLQIAQQAIKSNWLFKKDKLLTRLQDALKTVVYQDKGTQTEGLGMPEFIEKAGLILKRGLTREITKTVNVRPKLTEIIDSVNEIIIAAEKENNQKLFIIVDGLDRHDLVTALDMFSSSLLTELSCHIIYAIPIALRYSPNFRQPMESFQKCLDLNNPPVFECDNNLCPTNNPDHIGRQTLVNIINKRLDSLGYDYQGLFTPDALELICEKSGGVIRDLVRLARTACEIGQRKKLKLVDLDIAKEAVQEVRREYNLDDYQYPEIHSVHITGKLTSKTHSLPKKGEFIICDELLQNKLVLGYYNSRQKSWFDINPILIEDLQRWQEANNFL, from the coding sequence ATGAGTAATACCAATTTTTGGAAACCTGCTTACCAGCGATTCAAACCAGAAGAACCTCTGGCTACATCTGAAGAGTTGCAAAATTTCTACGTCCCCAGAGATAATAGTCCTGTAGACCAGCTTGTTAGTTTATTGGAAATGGAAGATGATCCAGTAAAATTTTTACTTGCAGGTCATCGAGGAGGCGGTAAAACTACTGAACTGCGACGACTAGAACAAAAATTAGCGAATACACATACTGTTATTTGGATAGATACCCAAACAGCGTTAGATAGATATAACATTGGCTATGCTGAAGTTGTAGTTTTGATTGGTTTGCAAATTGCACAGCAAGCTATTAAATCTAATTGGTTATTTAAAAAAGATAAATTATTAACAAGACTACAGGACGCACTCAAGACAGTAGTTTATCAAGATAAAGGTACTCAAACTGAAGGTTTGGGAATGCCAGAATTTATCGAAAAAGCAGGATTAATTCTCAAACGTGGCTTAACTAGAGAAATCACTAAAACCGTTAATGTCCGTCCAAAATTAACGGAAATTATTGATAGCGTTAATGAAATTATTATCGCTGCTGAAAAAGAAAATAACCAAAAATTATTTATTATTGTTGATGGACTAGATAGACATGATTTAGTTACAGCTTTGGATATGTTTTCTAGTTCATTGCTGACAGAATTAAGCTGTCATATTATCTATGCAATTCCCATTGCTTTGCGATATTCGCCGAACTTTAGACAACCAATGGAAAGCTTTCAAAAATGTTTGGATTTGAATAATCCTCCCGTTTTTGAATGTGATAATAATCTATGTCCTACAAATAACCCTGATCATATAGGCAGACAAACTCTCGTGAATATAATTAATAAACGTCTCGATAGCTTAGGCTATGATTATCAAGGTTTATTTACACCTGATGCTTTAGAACTGATTTGTGAAAAAAGCGGTGGTGTGATTCGAGATTTAGTGAGATTGGCGCGGACTGCTTGTGAAATTGGACAGCGGAAAAAATTGAAGTTAGTAGATTTGGACATTGCAAAAGAAGCTGTGCAAGAAGTCCGCAGAGAATATAATTTAGATGATTATCAATATCCCGAAATTCATTCAGTACATATTACTGGAAAGTTAACCTCTAAAACCCACAGTTTACCAAAAAAAGGCGAATTTATTATTTGTGATGAGCTTTTACAAAACAAACTCGTTTTGGGTTATTACAATTCTAGACAAAAATCTTGGTTTGATATTAATCCTATTTTGATAGAGGATTTACAACGTTGGCAAGAAGCTAACAATTTTCTATAA